In one uncultured Methanoregula sp. genomic region, the following are encoded:
- a CDS encoding histone, whose product MTELSQAAVERIIKKAGADRVSAEATLTLAEMMEEYGAFLAKEAKKMSDHAGRKTLRGSDLRMAAEMFK is encoded by the coding sequence ATGACCGAACTTTCCCAGGCTGCTGTTGAACGCATAATCAAGAAGGCCGGTGCCGACCGTGTCAGTGCCGAAGCAACGTTAACCCTCGCAGAGATGATGGAAGAATACGGGGCTTTCCTTGCAAAGGAAGCAAAAAAGATGTCCGACCATGCCGGAAGGAAGACACTTCGGGGATCTGATCTCCGGATGGCCGCAGAGATGTTCAAATAA
- a CDS encoding presenilin family intramembrane aspartyl protease PSH, which yields MEIKKIIPFIAMPLLLIAVELGALLLSLPVQASGITAFEDPTSMVNPLIFIAILLAFTAFLLILIKYDMKKVIAVIIGLSILFTFAYIYAAIVFAAMGATAAAAQGWWDAVLPGVIVYSMTPATLMATVIIIVLAVLSTLLLYKYPEWYVIDALGILIGAGVASIFGVSLDILPVVILLLLLAVYDAISVYKTKHMITLAEGVIDLKTPILFVIPKRKDYSFIKEGIGKLQDGGERAAFIIGMGDMIMPSILVVSANVFMKGARIGGFINLPALGAIIGSLAGLFVLLHFVMSGKPQAGLPPLNGGTILGFLAGWAAMTLAG from the coding sequence GTGGAAATAAAAAAAATCATCCCATTCATCGCAATGCCCCTCCTCCTCATCGCCGTTGAGCTTGGCGCTCTCTTACTCTCGCTTCCCGTTCAGGCCTCGGGGATCACCGCTTTTGAGGATCCGACTTCGATGGTAAACCCGCTCATCTTTATTGCCATCCTGCTCGCCTTTACCGCCTTTCTTCTTATCCTGATAAAGTATGATATGAAAAAAGTGATCGCAGTCATCATCGGGCTCTCGATTCTCTTTACGTTCGCCTACATCTATGCCGCCATCGTCTTTGCTGCGATGGGTGCAACTGCTGCGGCAGCTCAGGGCTGGTGGGATGCCGTGTTACCGGGTGTTATTGTCTATTCGATGACTCCTGCAACCCTCATGGCAACGGTCATTATAATCGTGCTTGCCGTCCTCTCCACGCTCCTCCTCTACAAGTACCCGGAGTGGTACGTGATCGATGCCCTTGGTATCCTTATTGGTGCCGGCGTGGCCTCCATCTTCGGTGTTTCGCTGGATATCCTGCCGGTTGTTATCCTTCTTCTCCTTCTTGCGGTCTACGATGCGATCTCGGTGTACAAAACAAAGCACATGATCACCCTTGCTGAGGGGGTCATCGATCTCAAGACCCCGATCCTCTTTGTCATCCCCAAGCGGAAAGACTACTCGTTCATCAAAGAGGGGATCGGCAAGCTGCAGGACGGGGGAGAGCGGGCCGCGTTCATCATCGGGATGGGTGACATGATCATGCCCTCCATCCTCGTGGTCTCGGCAAACGTGTTCATGAAAGGTGCAAGAATCGGAGGGTTCATCAACCTGCCGGCCCTCGGGGCAATCATCGGTTCGCTTGCCGGCCTCTTCGTGCTCCTGCACTTTGTCATGTCCGGAAAACCCCAGGCCGGCCTGCCTCCGCTGAACGGCGGGACCATCCTTGGTTTCCTGGCGGGCTGGGCTGCGATGACGCTGGCAGGGTAA
- a CDS encoding GTPase, whose translation MPTVPTADEILDRSFRRAAKKMSEKNNKERANTEFVGAVGAAIHDRLVYIIRGFPEFDDLPPFYRELADILFGIDKIKQSLGAVGWAAKHTKMVGNQLVLQSRRVEDTQIVRKRAVARLASMVHQIDKDLHFLNEVRNVLRKLPNVEDAFTIVIAGYPNVGKSSFIRRVSSADPQVAAYPFTTKGIIVGHRQMGRERIQFVDTPGILDRPAEERNQIERQALSAMMNVANVVLFILDPSEHCGYPMDVQLRLLDEVKGMVQVPVLVVANKSDITTAEGYLTMSTQTGTGVDEVLAAILTHKPEYVEKKRERVVDIRSPVILEEEETGMDEDAFNPQGEKRPRVRKPRKPRTVQEKTLPE comes from the coding sequence ATGCCGACGGTGCCAACAGCAGATGAGATCCTTGACCGGAGTTTCCGTCGTGCGGCAAAAAAAATGTCGGAAAAGAACAACAAGGAGCGTGCCAATACTGAGTTTGTCGGAGCGGTGGGCGCGGCAATCCATGACCGGCTGGTTTACATAATACGCGGATTCCCGGAGTTCGATGACCTCCCCCCGTTTTACCGGGAACTTGCCGACATTCTTTTCGGGATCGATAAGATTAAGCAATCTCTCGGCGCGGTCGGGTGGGCGGCGAAGCATACAAAGATGGTGGGAAACCAGCTCGTGCTCCAGTCCCGGAGAGTGGAAGATACCCAGATAGTACGCAAGCGGGCCGTTGCGCGGCTCGCCTCGATGGTTCATCAGATCGACAAGGACCTGCACTTCCTCAACGAGGTCCGCAATGTCCTGCGCAAGCTCCCCAATGTTGAGGATGCCTTCACCATTGTCATCGCAGGTTACCCGAATGTAGGAAAGTCGTCGTTCATCCGCCGGGTCTCGTCCGCTGATCCACAGGTTGCAGCATATCCGTTCACCACAAAGGGCATCATTGTCGGCCACCGCCAGATGGGTAGGGAGCGGATCCAGTTCGTCGATACGCCGGGTATTCTCGACAGGCCTGCAGAAGAACGCAACCAGATCGAGCGGCAGGCACTCTCCGCGATGATGAATGTCGCCAATGTTGTGCTCTTCATTCTCGACCCGTCCGAGCACTGCGGGTACCCCATGGACGTGCAGCTCCGTCTTCTTGACGAAGTAAAGGGGATGGTCCAGGTACCGGTTCTTGTCGTGGCCAACAAGTCCGACATCACAACAGCAGAGGGCTATCTCACCATGTCCACGCAGACGGGCACGGGTGTTGATGAAGTTCTCGCTGCCATTCTCACCCACAAGCCGGAATATGTGGAGAAGAAACGGGAGAGGGTTGTGGATATCCGGTCCCCGGTAATCCTTGAAGAAGAGGAGACGGGTATGGATGAAGACGCCTTCAACCCCCAGGGAGAAAAGCGCCCGCGGGTTCGCAAACCTCGCAAGCCCCGGACGGTTCAGGAAAAAACACTTCCGGAATGA
- the fen gene encoding flap endonuclease-1 has translation MGVALRDIIADYKTPVTWEALPGIAAIDANNALYQFLTIIRQPDGTPLMDSRGRVTSHLSGILFRMASFMEKGIKPVFVFDGKPAALKQATIDERRKLRDTAGEKWKEAVERGDDEEAYKQARSATRVDTTIVETSKELLRLMGIPVVQAPGEGEAQASYMVAKGDARYVVSQDYDNLLFGAPTLVRNLTVSGKRKIRGRQITVSPERIVLAETLAGLKLTREQLIQIGILIGTDFNPGVDGVGAKTGLKIVQKGEFDTKLKEKIPDFDPEPVMEMFLHPPVTDDYSVAAGHPDPEGIKKLLCDGYEFSEDRISRAIEGFSVKAGQRTLESWF, from the coding sequence ATGGGCGTTGCACTACGGGACATCATCGCGGATTACAAGACCCCTGTTACCTGGGAAGCCCTGCCGGGTATCGCTGCCATTGATGCGAACAATGCGCTGTACCAGTTTTTGACCATCATCCGGCAGCCGGACGGGACACCGCTGATGGACAGCAGGGGCCGGGTCACCTCCCATCTCTCGGGCATTCTCTTCCGGATGGCGAGCTTCATGGAGAAGGGGATCAAGCCGGTCTTTGTCTTCGACGGCAAGCCAGCGGCCCTGAAGCAGGCGACCATCGATGAACGCCGGAAGCTCCGCGACACGGCCGGCGAGAAATGGAAGGAGGCCGTTGAGCGGGGAGACGATGAGGAAGCGTACAAGCAGGCCCGGTCTGCGACGCGGGTCGATACCACTATTGTCGAGACATCAAAGGAACTCCTCCGGCTGATGGGCATCCCGGTTGTGCAGGCCCCGGGCGAGGGCGAGGCCCAGGCATCCTACATGGTGGCAAAGGGAGATGCCCGGTACGTGGTCTCGCAGGATTACGACAACCTGCTCTTCGGCGCCCCCACGCTCGTCCGCAACCTGACGGTCTCCGGGAAACGGAAGATCCGGGGCCGGCAGATCACGGTGAGCCCGGAGCGAATCGTGCTTGCCGAGACCCTGGCTGGCCTGAAGCTCACCCGCGAGCAGCTCATCCAGATCGGTATCCTGATTGGCACCGACTTCAACCCGGGCGTTGACGGGGTTGGTGCAAAGACCGGCCTGAAGATCGTGCAGAAAGGGGAGTTCGACACAAAACTCAAAGAGAAGATCCCGGACTTCGATCCCGAGCCGGTCATGGAGATGTTCCTCCACCCGCCGGTGACTGACGATTACTCGGTCGCGGCCGGCCACCCGGATCCGGAAGGGATAAAAAAACTCCTCTGCGACGGTTACGAGTTCTCCGAGGACCGTATCAGCAGGGCGATCGAGGGGTTCTCGGTGAAAGCCGGCCAGCGGACGCTTGAGAGCTGGTTTTAG
- a CDS encoding RDD family protein yields the protein MGTDYQKTPEDNPVSPQPHDPSVTRIYYAGFWRRLGAIIPDLAVAGIVALVINHFLQQLKIPFPLLVTIFLTGAVYLLLYSPLFISSQYRATPGKMLLGIIVVYDNGRQLPFSRALVRELGKYISLLLFGLGFIMIGFTRKKQGLHDLLALTVVVKRSDSLIYQRYNITNPAAARKRLRLASIFICICLVCTLLPLLYLGTMPEKTMNPRFVAAQGLSSAADTIASSKYPEYSLEVYDTAIEFQPNDTAILMKKMYVLNNVGRGEEARQYLDQMVEIYPNETTPMIFKGDLYLEEGKFQDALDCYEKAIAADPKNARIWIKSGDAHLLMAVTGMKEIRGMYRNLTTRPGRSGPLESVGPVDAFQTAQPYQDAMKCYNKAIELDPMTSVAISGRILSSTGNLVETYQGILDDM from the coding sequence ATGGGGACAGATTATCAGAAGACCCCTGAGGATAATCCCGTTTCCCCACAGCCCCATGACCCTTCCGTTACCAGGATATATTATGCCGGCTTCTGGAGGAGACTTGGTGCAATCATCCCCGATTTGGCCGTTGCAGGTATTGTTGCCCTTGTAATCAATCATTTTCTTCAACAATTGAAAATTCCCTTCCCCCTCCTTGTAACCATCTTTCTTACCGGAGCAGTCTACCTGCTCCTCTACTCGCCTCTTTTCATCAGCTCCCAGTACCGGGCAACACCTGGTAAGATGCTGCTCGGTATAATCGTAGTATATGATAATGGCAGGCAGCTCCCGTTCTCCCGTGCCCTTGTCCGGGAACTGGGCAAATATATCTCCCTCCTCCTGTTCGGTCTTGGTTTTATCATGATCGGGTTTACCCGGAAGAAACAGGGCCTTCATGATCTTCTGGCACTCACGGTCGTGGTCAAACGATCGGACAGCCTCATCTACCAGCGCTATAATATAACAAATCCCGCGGCGGCAAGAAAGCGGCTCCGGCTGGCCTCAATTTTTATCTGCATCTGTCTTGTCTGTACTCTCCTCCCGCTCCTGTATCTTGGCACAATGCCCGAAAAGACCATGAACCCCCGTTTTGTTGCTGCGCAGGGCCTGAGTTCAGCTGCCGATACCATTGCCAGCTCAAAATATCCTGAATATTCCCTTGAGGTATATGATACAGCCATCGAATTCCAGCCCAATGATACGGCAATCCTGATGAAAAAAATGTATGTCCTGAACAATGTCGGGCGTGGAGAAGAAGCACGGCAGTACCTTGACCAGATGGTTGAGATTTATCCGAATGAGACCACCCCGATGATCTTTAAAGGGGATCTCTATCTTGAGGAAGGGAAGTTCCAGGATGCGCTGGACTGTTACGAAAAGGCAATTGCAGCAGATCCAAAAAATGCCAGGATCTGGATAAAATCCGGAGATGCGCACCTCCTTATGGCGGTTACCGGGATGAAAGAGATCCGTGGTATGTACCGGAACCTCACCACCCGGCCCGGGAGATCAGGCCCGCTGGAAAGTGTCGGTCCGGTTGATGCATTCCAGACTGCCCAGCCCTATCAGGATGCCATGAAATGCTATAACAAGGCAATCGAACTTGACCCCATGACCAGTGTGGCAATCTCCGGCAGGATCTTATCCTCTACGGGGAACCTTGTGGAAACCTACCAGGGAATCCTGGATGATATGTAA
- a CDS encoding YcaO-related McrA-glycine thioamidation protein, giving the protein MQLKSCKKTYYNETQRAVPLDETLARIEPLVPAAGITRVADITSLDRIGIPVFSCIRPTAESGAITVYNGKGATVEESRISAIMEGIERYSSELHDRRTILAPFQQMHAHGRVLDPKDLILPEGADTDRLIAWVEGYDIANNYPVFVPAFAVFHPLPHNYRGLFRTNTNGLASGNTLEEAIFHALSEVIERDAWSLVEGCRDTGPCLTDIDDPALAEMLRKFTDAQVEVKVRDITSDIGIPTIAAVSDDILLKDPSLLTIGIGTHTNARIAVMRALTEVAQSRLTQIHGAREDTTIADLRKKMGYERTKRINGYWYRDNGTIPYRDVPSSDTDDFQKDIQYIIERLADQGLDQVIVVDLTREEIGIPVVRVIVPGLEAFAMDPERRGERVNNAKDHRLSRAKS; this is encoded by the coding sequence ATGCAGCTCAAATCCTGTAAGAAAACCTATTACAATGAAACGCAGCGTGCAGTCCCGCTTGACGAGACGCTTGCCCGTATCGAACCCCTGGTACCGGCCGCAGGAATAACGCGGGTAGCCGATATCACCAGCCTCGACCGCATCGGCATCCCGGTCTTTTCCTGTATCCGCCCGACCGCAGAATCCGGGGCCATCACCGTGTATAACGGGAAAGGGGCGACGGTCGAGGAATCGAGGATTTCAGCCATAATGGAGGGGATCGAACGGTACTCGTCCGAACTGCACGATCGCAGGACCATCCTTGCCCCGTTCCAGCAGATGCATGCCCATGGGAGGGTGCTCGATCCAAAAGACCTCATCCTTCCTGAGGGAGCGGATACCGACCGGCTCATAGCATGGGTCGAGGGGTATGACATAGCAAACAACTACCCGGTCTTCGTGCCTGCATTCGCGGTCTTCCACCCTCTCCCGCACAATTACCGGGGGCTTTTCCGCACGAATACCAACGGACTCGCGTCCGGAAATACCCTCGAGGAGGCGATCTTCCACGCACTCTCGGAAGTGATCGAACGGGATGCCTGGTCACTCGTCGAAGGATGCCGGGATACCGGGCCCTGCCTCACGGATATCGATGATCCGGCGCTTGCGGAGATGCTCAGGAAGTTTACCGACGCGCAGGTGGAAGTGAAAGTGCGGGATATCACAAGCGACATCGGCATCCCGACCATCGCGGCGGTCTCGGATGACATACTCTTAAAAGACCCCTCGCTCCTCACCATCGGGATCGGGACGCACACCAATGCCCGGATCGCGGTCATGCGGGCGCTCACCGAGGTAGCACAGAGCCGGCTCACCCAGATCCACGGCGCACGGGAAGATACTACTATCGCCGATCTCCGCAAGAAGATGGGATACGAAAGGACGAAGAGGATCAACGGTTACTGGTACCGGGATAACGGAACGATCCCGTACCGGGATGTCCCCTCGTCCGACACCGATGATTTCCAGAAAGATATCCAGTACATCATCGAACGGCTCGCAGATCAGGGACTGGACCAGGTTATCGTCGTTGACCTGACGCGGGAAGAGATCGGCATCCCGGTTGTCAGGGTAATCGTTCCCGGGCTTGAGGCCTTTGCCATGGACCCCGAGCGGCGGGGGGAGCGGGTAAACAATGCCAAAGATCATCGTCTTTCTCGGGCCAAGTCTTGA
- a CDS encoding CBS domain-containing protein — protein MDLSLIQRDILITLITLYHQHSHTIKGEEIAERIQRNPGTVRNQMQALKAIGLVDGVPGPKGGYIPSALAYEELNLNFSEGDTDVPISRNGETVQGANVQEIDFTTLCHPDICHAVIKLVGSAKLFEIGDRITIGPTPVNKLLIRGEVYGKDEGKQSLLIATSEMISLPKQPIKNYMSSPLKTLRCLDTIRDALLLFNHEHIHGAPVIEGSVLEGIVTMSDVAFAVENGLPLSTPVTEVMTTNVEEISSDVKLFEVIRRFKEREIGRLIVIEDGKPVGILTQSDVIRVFPSL, from the coding sequence ATGGACCTGTCCCTGATCCAGCGCGATATTCTCATCACCCTCATCACTCTTTACCACCAGCACTCGCACACTATCAAAGGGGAGGAGATTGCAGAACGGATCCAGCGTAACCCGGGAACGGTGCGCAACCAGATGCAGGCTCTCAAGGCTATTGGTCTTGTGGACGGGGTGCCGGGGCCAAAAGGCGGGTATATACCGAGTGCCCTTGCCTACGAGGAGTTGAACCTGAACTTCTCCGAAGGAGATACCGATGTTCCCATCAGCAGGAACGGCGAAACGGTCCAGGGGGCAAATGTCCAGGAGATCGATTTCACAACCCTCTGCCATCCCGACATCTGCCATGCCGTGATCAAGCTGGTGGGCAGCGCAAAACTCTTTGAGATCGGGGACAGGATCACCATCGGTCCGACACCCGTGAACAAACTCCTGATTCGTGGGGAAGTCTATGGCAAGGATGAAGGCAAGCAGTCGCTTCTGATTGCAACGTCAGAGATGATCTCCCTTCCCAAACAGCCTATCAAGAATTACATGTCCAGCCCCCTTAAGACCCTGCGATGTCTGGACACGATCAGGGATGCCCTCCTCCTTTTCAACCATGAACATATTCACGGCGCTCCGGTTATTGAAGGTTCAGTCCTCGAAGGAATCGTCACCATGAGTGATGTTGCCTTTGCGGTGGAGAATGGTCTTCCTCTCTCGACGCCGGTAACTGAAGTTATGACCACCAACGTCGAAGAGATATCTTCCGATGTCAAACTTTTCGAAGTCATCCGCAGGTTCAAGGAACGGGAGATTGGCCGGCTGATTGTTATTGAAGACGGGAAACCTGTCGGTATCCTGACCCAGTCTGATGTTATCAGGGTTTTTCCCTCGCTTTGA
- a CDS encoding type II CAAX endopeptidase family protein, producing MTISRRFIAMIATFTILAFAISLLLYALAPVFLVLYHAGIPIGILNAIVVWGSGYSPAIAAVITAILFRRDLRSFGWGPGKIRYYACALAIAAALVILGKGLLLLVPGLVSPVSGPAHLDLFALGGTFLFLLALNLGEEIGWRGFLVPELMEGTGSFILAGLVSAILWAAWHFPKLLWSNPPGVPVWAAFIDMTIGFIGISFVYCWLRLASGSIWPCLLLHTVSDWIGSCWEPLYVTGQAVHGTAGMVPQFGFDIGSSLLLAAIVIWYVKRHPVGVGSAG from the coding sequence ATGACAATCTCCCGCCGCTTCATCGCCATGATCGCAACCTTCACGATCCTGGCATTCGCCATCAGTCTGCTCCTGTACGCGCTCGCGCCGGTATTTCTCGTGCTGTATCATGCCGGCATTCCCATCGGGATCCTGAATGCAATCGTTGTCTGGGGCTCCGGGTACAGCCCTGCCATCGCTGCGGTCATAACGGCCATTCTCTTCCGCAGGGATCTCCGCTCGTTCGGATGGGGGCCGGGAAAGATCCGGTATTACGCCTGTGCCCTTGCCATTGCGGCAGCCCTGGTGATCCTTGGAAAAGGCCTTCTCCTTCTTGTGCCGGGTCTTGTGTCCCCCGTGAGCGGGCCGGCTCACCTGGATCTTTTCGCGCTCGGGGGCACCTTCCTGTTCCTGCTGGCCCTCAACCTTGGCGAGGAGATCGGCTGGCGGGGGTTCCTTGTGCCGGAACTCATGGAGGGGACCGGCAGCTTCATCCTGGCCGGGCTCGTCTCCGCCATCCTCTGGGCTGCCTGGCATTTCCCCAAGCTTCTCTGGAGCAATCCCCCGGGAGTACCTGTATGGGCAGCCTTCATTGACATGACCATCGGGTTTATCGGGATCTCGTTCGTGTACTGCTGGCTGCGCCTTGCATCCGGCAGCATCTGGCCCTGCCTCCTCCTGCACACGGTCTCGGACTGGATCGGGAGCTGCTGGGAACCACTCTATGTGACCGGACAGGCAGTCCACGGAACCGCGGGTATGGTACCACAGTTCGGCTTCGACATCGGCTCAAGCCTTCTGCTGGCTGCAATCGTCATCTGGTACGTGAAACGCCATCCGGTTGGAGTGGGGAGTGCCGGGTAA
- the hisC gene encoding histidinol-phosphate transaminase, protein MEHLVRSCYKKKSGYVFARKAEDIAREYGIDRIARLASNENPEPLSPAALEAAETALKSVNRYPDEKVNVLMNALRAHYGDYHFVTGVGMDGVIETIIRTLVEPGEQVAISTPTFSFYALAAMGQGAGLVTIPREPDFSVDTKKLVKAAKTAKVTILCSPNNPTGNATPIDAVVEILEGIEGLLFLDNAYVEFSGIDYLPLMKKHENLVLGRTFSKVYSLAGLRIGYAFTPRWLPPWYQRSGTPFTVNAVSMAAAAAALPDTAHAERYIAQVKRWRKRFAADVKFPVLPSDANFVMVDVTPHTSDEMVEELARHGVVVRSCRSFSGLPDHFIRVSVGEDWENELFVKVINSL, encoded by the coding sequence ATGGAGCACTTGGTCCGGTCATGTTATAAAAAGAAGAGCGGCTACGTCTTTGCCAGGAAGGCTGAAGATATCGCCCGTGAGTACGGTATCGACCGGATAGCCCGGCTCGCGAGCAACGAGAACCCTGAACCCCTCTCGCCGGCCGCACTCGAAGCGGCAGAAACCGCCCTGAAGAGTGTAAACCGGTATCCTGACGAGAAAGTGAACGTCCTGATGAATGCCCTGCGGGCACATTACGGGGACTACCACTTCGTGACCGGTGTCGGGATGGACGGCGTGATCGAGACGATCATCCGGACACTCGTGGAACCGGGAGAGCAGGTTGCGATTTCCACGCCCACCTTCTCCTTCTATGCGCTTGCAGCGATGGGGCAGGGCGCCGGTCTTGTCACCATTCCCCGTGAACCGGACTTTTCCGTTGACACAAAGAAACTGGTCAAAGCCGCGAAGACCGCCAAGGTCACGATACTCTGTTCGCCGAACAATCCCACGGGGAACGCAACCCCAATCGATGCGGTCGTGGAGATCCTTGAAGGGATCGAAGGACTCCTCTTCCTTGACAATGCCTATGTTGAATTCTCGGGCATCGATTACCTCCCGCTCATGAAGAAACATGAGAACCTGGTTCTCGGGCGGACGTTTTCGAAGGTCTACTCCCTTGCCGGGCTCCGGATCGGGTATGCGTTTACCCCCCGGTGGCTGCCCCCGTGGTACCAGCGATCAGGTACTCCTTTCACGGTCAATGCGGTTTCGATGGCCGCTGCGGCCGCGGCACTTCCCGATACGGCTCACGCGGAGCGGTACATAGCGCAGGTGAAACGGTGGCGGAAACGCTTTGCTGCTGATGTAAAATTCCCGGTCCTGCCTTCCGATGCCAATTTCGTGATGGTGGATGTTACGCCTCATACCAGCGACGAGATGGTCGAGGAACTTGCCCGGCACGGGGTTGTTGTCCGTTCCTGCCGGAGTTTCTCCGGTCTTCCTGATCATTTCATCCGGGTCAGTGTCGGTGAAGACTGGGAGAACGAGCTCTTTGTGAAGGTGATAAACTCCTTATGA
- a CDS encoding CDP-alcohol phosphatidyltransferase family protein, whose protein sequence is MTLDQYRSHAKVYIDPLVTIAIRCRLTPNFFTLAALAASAVAGILFYLRLELWGVLAVAVNAFCDAMDGAVAREMKCQSKRGDFLDHAVDRYADIFIITGIFAGGLVPWQIGVFALTGVLMASYLGTQAQAVGVGRYYGGLLGRADRLVMIMVVGIIDMLVPLSFYGLSLLGWMLVLFGVFGYITSFQRFAYVWRTVE, encoded by the coding sequence ATGACCCTCGACCAGTACCGATCCCATGCCAAGGTCTATATTGATCCGCTCGTTACCATCGCCATCCGGTGCCGGCTCACCCCGAATTTCTTCACGCTTGCAGCGCTTGCAGCTTCGGCGGTTGCCGGGATCCTCTTCTACCTCCGGCTGGAGTTGTGGGGGGTTCTTGCCGTTGCCGTCAATGCGTTCTGCGACGCTATGGACGGGGCCGTTGCCCGCGAGATGAAGTGCCAGAGCAAACGCGGGGATTTCCTCGACCATGCTGTCGACCGTTATGCAGACATCTTTATTATCACCGGTATCTTTGCCGGTGGGCTCGTGCCGTGGCAGATCGGCGTCTTTGCTCTCACCGGTGTCCTGATGGCCTCCTATCTCGGCACCCAGGCACAGGCAGTCGGTGTCGGGCGGTATTATGGCGGGCTGCTCGGGCGGGCCGATCGCCTTGTCATGATCATGGTGGTCGGGATCATCGACATGCTTGTCCCCCTGAGTTTCTATGGGCTCTCACTTCTCGGGTGGATGCTTGTCCTCTTCGGGGTCTTTGGCTATATCACATCATTCCAGCGGTTCGCCTACGTGTGGCGGACCGTGGAGTGA
- a CDS encoding PRC-barrel domain-containing protein: protein MTRVFARSLSRKKIMSNDGKLIGTLKNIRVDFDSGQVLEMIIHPDQAFSTDGYNLEDDKLLIIPFESVKDIKDYIVVDRYLARK, encoded by the coding sequence ATGACTCGTGTATTTGCCCGCAGCCTTTCCAGAAAAAAGATCATGAGCAATGATGGCAAGCTCATCGGAACCCTCAAGAATATAAGGGTCGATTTCGATTCCGGCCAGGTTCTTGAGATGATCATCCACCCGGATCAGGCTTTTTCTACCGATGGCTATAACCTGGAAGATGACAAGCTCCTTATTATTCCCTTTGAATCCGTCAAGGATATCAAGGACTATATTGTCGTTGACCGCTATCTTGCCCGAAAATAA
- a CDS encoding TfuA-related McrA-glycine thioamidation protein, translating into MPKIIVFLGPSLDRTAAEEILPADYRPPAKRGDLLAAAGEGAEIIGLIDGVFHQESAVAHREILAAVKKGVHVVGSSSMGALRAAEMDTLGMVGIGEIYRMYKSGELISDDEVALVFDPVSGMSLSEPLINIRFTLNAAEEGGIIDAGEHDALLAAARAIFYPQRTYRSIAARAGDRVSAGTRGRFLEWVETHACDQKKKDAVAALVYIRKVAENTSLP; encoded by the coding sequence ATGCCAAAGATCATCGTCTTTCTCGGGCCAAGTCTTGACCGTACTGCAGCAGAAGAGATCCTTCCTGCAGATTACCGTCCCCCGGCAAAAAGGGGCGACCTGCTTGCCGCTGCAGGGGAAGGAGCAGAGATCATCGGCCTTATTGACGGTGTCTTCCACCAGGAGAGCGCAGTGGCTCACCGGGAGATCCTTGCCGCAGTAAAGAAAGGCGTCCACGTGGTCGGTTCGTCCAGCATGGGGGCGCTCCGGGCAGCTGAGATGGATACCCTGGGCATGGTGGGGATCGGCGAGATTTACCGGATGTACAAGAGTGGCGAGCTCATCTCTGACGATGAGGTTGCCCTGGTGTTTGATCCCGTCTCCGGGATGTCACTCTCCGAGCCCCTCATCAACATCCGGTTTACCCTGAACGCTGCTGAGGAAGGCGGGATCATCGATGCTGGTGAACATGATGCCCTGCTTGCCGCTGCCCGGGCAATCTTCTACCCGCAGAGAACATACCGGTCAATAGCTGCACGTGCCGGAGACCGCGTCAGCGCTGGTACCCGCGGGCGGTTTCTCGAATGGGTGGAAACGCATGCCTGCGACCAGAAAAAGAAGGATGCGGTTGCGGCACTCGTGTATATCCGGAAGGTTGCGGAAAATACAAGCCTGCCATAG
- a CDS encoding adenylate kinase family protein has translation MMCGITGTPGTGKSMIGDELVRRGHRVVHITDTVGPYVIGDDEERNAQVIDVDKWAEEFKPVEGFVEGHFAHLLPTCDRIVVLRCRPDELKARLARRKYRPAKIRENAEAEALDSCLIETVEDHDPSHIFELDTTGRDAPYCADRIEQFIRGDIPADFGHIDWSGYLEIQP, from the coding sequence ATGATGTGCGGTATCACCGGCACGCCCGGCACCGGTAAATCAATGATTGGCGACGAGCTGGTACGCCGGGGACACCGGGTAGTTCACATCACCGACACGGTCGGGCCGTATGTTATTGGCGATGATGAGGAGCGCAATGCTCAGGTGATTGACGTGGACAAGTGGGCGGAAGAATTCAAACCTGTGGAGGGTTTTGTCGAGGGGCACTTCGCCCACCTGCTCCCCACCTGCGATCGCATTGTTGTCCTGCGTTGCCGCCCGGACGAGCTGAAGGCCCGTCTCGCCCGGCGTAAATACCGCCCGGCCAAGATCCGGGAGAATGCAGAAGCCGAGGCTCTGGACTCCTGTCTCATCGAAACCGTCGAGGATCACGATCCCTCGCATATCTTCGAACTGGATACGACCGGTCGCGATGCCCCTTACTGCGCAGATCGGATCGAACAGTTCATTCGGGGAGATATCCCGGCGGATTTCGGTCACATCGACTGGTCGGGATACCTGGAGATCCAGCCATGA